A part of Kineosporia sp. NBRC 101731 genomic DNA contains:
- a CDS encoding FtsK/SpoIIIE domain-containing protein encodes MGRDLGWAKVIFRLTVLDQQRGTAHDIEVSAEPDSSVRSLLTSLPFDIGGRPCFVGDQELDPDEELEFCPLTVGSYLSIGGPGPLTRPVAPDLVGRLRVLSGPDAGRSFSLRPGENWLGRSASCDIQLRDPMVSRQHAQITASRDSLTVTVSDSAEKANGVRVSGTRIVGLHRLDTGDRFQVGDDVLEVSASPGPPVHVGRTADARLEFDRAFAPTPQVARVSLNFPSAPPAGSGAKAMIMAMAVPMALGVTMALVMKQPTMLLFAAFTPLTMGVTWFTERRQRGAKTQEFEAAKERIRTQIDQATVTETRVRHAQAPDPDSVAMTASGAVRGLWPREAEADDALLLRVGRHSGPAALDLRGDPWPGFTEPQVHGVPWTVDLRTTGVLGLVGPPDRTTPVTNWLLTQLGTLCSPNDLRLIVLAPDGDTDLAWTRWLPHVAVGDGTETPCAIGVTHATRAARLDELKQLIAQREDALRDQYAPRFDQHVVVVLQGALTLRKVPGIRELLHDGPRVGVYSICIDTRDMIDCRGLIRLDDDTVTAWRQRNETADVIEPERVTGPRAEMLARALAPMRDRLSARDDPGALPYPQRFLDLLGIGRPATEDVLRLWKENPGPTLEVPLGADAQGPVTVDLAGQGPHTMLAGATGAGKSILLQTLVTSLILANRPDELNLVLVDFKGGSAFLPFEHCPHVVALIRNTEDDPAQKFDEAAAQRVLASVRAEVRRRESILGRHGGEIDHYWKARTRDASLPPLPRLVMVFDEYARAMDTSPDFPKELMAVAGKGRSLGMHLVFATQSLQGKLSPEMKNNISLRITLRQNEKSDSVEVLGVPDAVTIPGRFKGRGMIICTLDENRQPRPFQSGYLGNPPPDGTSRPAQIRLVDWSVLGLPRPESRVNHAERETDQTLAIAAVEAACTAARIPMSKRPLLPPLPSQLRPEDLRYAATRQAAPGELAFALADDPENQEQPVLALDLTGTDRWMIAGGPQSGRTNALRALLSSAARYRPDQVHVYVIANRDGELTPYGEMPQVGAVMHSGEPDRIRRLVTWLGQEVQRRTRERFSDTGPQPAIMLVVDGWEDLEHRGQGLFDETSVLTTLYDVISAGTPVGVHVVVTGGQVMLNSRLPDLYNRRLLLSFPSESTRRSAVGGSFSPPPPLAGRGIETASGCHAQIVHVGPPEPWTVPAGRFANAARRFDRLPTQVPLSDRTLWTAATTSTWIPLGRGGAQVEPIGVDLFGDDPHLLLISGPAGSGRSTSAAAVVHGLRQAGVPVIAIAPPRSPLHRLITPDPDLQILAGTAWTDEKLHEAAAVFDGDPYVVVVDDFDQMKIEARMENFAPAPTLLDELADPASAGKRALVLCGDAGPVLDGAVRGLARVVEASVQGGTRLVLSPMGVFAARQLGLTLERDQILPVPPGRGYVVARRVVQQIQGASPTR; translated from the coding sequence GTGGGGCGCGATCTGGGGTGGGCGAAGGTGATCTTCCGGCTGACGGTGCTGGATCAGCAACGAGGTACGGCGCACGACATCGAGGTCAGTGCGGAACCTGACAGTTCGGTGCGGTCACTGCTGACCTCGCTGCCGTTCGACATCGGCGGCCGGCCGTGTTTCGTCGGCGATCAAGAACTCGACCCCGACGAGGAGCTCGAGTTCTGCCCGCTGACCGTGGGCTCGTACCTGAGCATCGGGGGCCCCGGCCCCCTGACCCGCCCCGTGGCGCCCGACCTCGTCGGCCGCCTGCGGGTGCTCAGCGGACCGGACGCCGGGCGATCCTTCTCGCTGCGCCCGGGCGAGAACTGGCTCGGGCGCTCGGCGTCGTGCGACATCCAGCTGCGCGACCCGATGGTGTCGCGGCAGCACGCCCAGATCACCGCCTCCCGCGACAGTCTCACCGTGACGGTGAGCGACTCCGCCGAGAAGGCCAACGGGGTGCGGGTCTCCGGCACCCGGATCGTCGGCCTGCACCGCCTCGACACCGGCGACCGGTTCCAGGTGGGCGACGACGTGCTCGAGGTCAGCGCCTCCCCCGGCCCGCCCGTTCACGTCGGGCGGACCGCCGACGCCCGCCTGGAGTTCGACCGGGCCTTCGCCCCGACCCCCCAGGTCGCCCGGGTCTCGCTGAACTTCCCCAGCGCGCCCCCGGCCGGCAGCGGCGCCAAGGCCATGATCATGGCGATGGCCGTCCCGATGGCCCTCGGCGTCACCATGGCCCTGGTGATGAAGCAGCCCACCATGCTGCTGTTCGCCGCCTTCACGCCGCTGACCATGGGCGTCACCTGGTTCACCGAGCGCCGTCAGCGCGGCGCCAAGACCCAGGAGTTCGAGGCCGCCAAGGAGCGCATCCGTACCCAGATCGACCAGGCCACGGTCACCGAGACCCGGGTGCGTCACGCCCAGGCGCCCGACCCGGACTCGGTCGCGATGACCGCCTCCGGCGCGGTGCGCGGCCTGTGGCCCCGCGAGGCCGAGGCCGACGACGCCCTCCTGCTGCGGGTCGGCCGGCACAGCGGCCCGGCCGCCCTCGACCTGCGCGGCGACCCCTGGCCCGGTTTCACCGAACCCCAGGTGCACGGCGTTCCCTGGACCGTCGACCTGCGCACCACCGGCGTCCTCGGGCTGGTGGGACCGCCCGACCGCACCACCCCCGTCACCAATTGGCTGCTCACCCAGCTGGGCACCCTGTGCAGCCCGAACGACCTGCGGCTGATCGTCCTCGCCCCCGACGGTGACACCGACCTGGCCTGGACCCGCTGGCTGCCCCACGTCGCCGTCGGCGACGGCACCGAGACCCCGTGCGCCATCGGCGTCACCCACGCCACCCGGGCCGCCCGCCTGGACGAACTCAAGCAGCTCATCGCCCAGCGTGAAGACGCTCTGCGTGATCAGTACGCCCCACGCTTCGACCAGCACGTCGTGGTCGTCCTGCAGGGGGCGCTGACCCTGCGCAAGGTGCCCGGTATCCGCGAGCTCCTGCATGACGGCCCCCGGGTCGGCGTCTACTCGATCTGCATCGACACCCGCGACATGATCGACTGCCGCGGCCTGATCCGGCTCGACGACGACACCGTCACCGCCTGGCGCCAGCGCAACGAGACCGCCGACGTGATCGAGCCCGAGCGCGTCACCGGCCCGCGCGCCGAGATGCTGGCCCGGGCCCTGGCCCCGATGCGTGACCGGCTCAGCGCCCGCGACGACCCGGGCGCCCTGCCCTACCCGCAGCGGTTCCTCGACCTGCTCGGCATCGGCCGGCCCGCCACCGAAGACGTGCTGCGGCTGTGGAAGGAGAACCCGGGCCCGACGCTGGAGGTGCCGCTCGGCGCCGATGCCCAGGGCCCCGTCACCGTCGACCTGGCCGGCCAGGGCCCCCACACCATGCTCGCCGGGGCCACCGGCGCCGGTAAGAGCATCTTGCTGCAGACCCTGGTGACCTCCCTGATCCTGGCCAACCGCCCGGACGAACTGAACCTGGTCCTCGTCGACTTCAAGGGCGGCAGCGCGTTCCTGCCCTTCGAGCACTGCCCCCACGTCGTCGCCCTCATCCGCAACACCGAGGACGACCCCGCCCAGAAGTTCGACGAGGCCGCCGCCCAGCGGGTGCTGGCATCGGTGCGGGCCGAGGTGCGGCGCCGGGAATCGATCCTGGGCCGGCACGGTGGCGAGATCGACCACTACTGGAAGGCCCGCACCCGCGACGCCTCCCTGCCCCCGCTCCCCCGCCTGGTCATGGTGTTCGACGAGTACGCCCGGGCCATGGACACCTCCCCCGACTTCCCCAAGGAACTCATGGCGGTCGCCGGTAAGGGCCGCTCCCTGGGCATGCACCTGGTCTTCGCCACGCAGTCGCTGCAGGGCAAGCTCTCGCCCGAGATGAAAAACAACATCAGCCTGCGCATCACCCTGCGCCAGAACGAGAAGTCCGACAGCGTCGAAGTTCTCGGTGTGCCCGACGCCGTCACCATCCCCGGCCGGTTCAAGGGCCGCGGCATGATCATCTGCACCCTCGACGAGAACCGCCAGCCGCGTCCGTTCCAGTCCGGCTACCTCGGCAACCCGCCGCCCGACGGCACCAGCCGGCCCGCGCAGATCCGCCTGGTCGACTGGTCGGTCCTCGGCCTGCCGCGCCCCGAGAGCCGGGTGAACCACGCCGAACGCGAGACCGATCAGACGCTGGCCATCGCCGCCGTCGAGGCGGCCTGTACCGCCGCGCGCATCCCGATGTCGAAGCGTCCTCTGCTGCCGCCCCTTCCCTCGCAGCTACGCCCGGAAGACCTGCGCTACGCCGCGACCCGGCAGGCGGCGCCCGGAGAACTGGCCTTCGCGCTCGCGGACGACCCGGAGAACCAGGAGCAGCCCGTCCTGGCCCTCGACCTGACCGGCACCGACCGCTGGATGATCGCCGGTGGGCCCCAGTCCGGCCGCACGAACGCCCTGCGCGCCCTCCTGAGCAGCGCCGCGCGCTACCGCCCCGACCAGGTCCATGTCTACGTGATCGCCAATCGCGACGGCGAACTCACCCCGTACGGCGAGATGCCGCAGGTCGGCGCCGTCATGCACAGTGGTGAGCCCGACCGCATCCGGCGCCTGGTCACCTGGCTCGGCCAGGAGGTCCAGCGCCGCACCCGCGAACGCTTCTCCGACACCGGCCCGCAGCCCGCGATCATGCTCGTCGTCGACGGCTGGGAAGACCTGGAACACCGTGGCCAGGGCCTGTTCGACGAGACCAGCGTGCTCACCACCCTGTACGACGTCATCTCCGCCGGCACCCCGGTCGGCGTCCACGTCGTGGTCACCGGCGGCCAGGTCATGCTCAACAGCCGCCTGCCCGATCTCTACAACCGTCGTCTGCTGCTGTCCTTCCCCAGCGAGTCGACCCGCCGTTCCGCCGTCGGCGGCTCGTTCAGCCCGCCCCCGCCCCTGGCCGGGCGCGGCATCGAGACCGCCAGCGGCTGCCACGCCCAGATCGTCCACGTCGGCCCGCCCGAGCCCTGGACCGTCCCTGCCGGCCGGTTCGCCAACGCGGCACGGCGTTTCGACCGTCTCCCGACCCAGGTCCCGCTCAGCGACCGCACTCTCTGGACCGCCGCCACCACGTCCACCTGGATCCCCCTGGGTCGCGGAGGCGCCCAGGTCGAACCCATCGGGGTGGACCTGTTCGGTGACGACCCCCACCTGCTCCTGATCAGTGGGCCCGCCGGCAGTGGACGCAGCACGTCGGCCGCCGCCGTCGTGCACGGTCTGCGTCAGGCCGGGGTCCCGGTCATCGCCATCGCGCCCCCGCGCTCACCGCTGCACCGCCTCATCACCCCCGACCCCGATCTCCAGATCCTGGCCGGGACCGCGTGGACGGACGAGAAACTGCACGAGGCGGCAGCGGTTTTCGACGGCGACCCCTACGTGGTGGTGGTCGACGACTTCGACCAGATGAAGATCGAGGCGCGGATGGAGAACTTCGCCCCCGCCCCGACCCTCCTCGACGAGCTGGCCGACCCCGCCTCCGCCGGTAAACGTGCCCTGGTGCTGTGCGGCGACGCCGGACCCGTCCTCGACGGCGCCGTGCGCGGCCTGGCCCGCGTGGTCGAGGCCTCGGTACAGGGCGGAACCCGGCTGGTGCTCTCCCCCATGGGCGTTTTCGCGGCCCGGCAGCTGGGGCTCACGCTCGAGCGCGACCAGATCCTGCCGGTGCCGCCCGGGCGCGGGTACGTGGTGGCGCGGCGGGTGGTGCAGCAGATTCAGGGGGCCTCGCCGACCCGGTGA
- a CDS encoding extracellular solute-binding protein: MSMSRRQILAVTATAAMGAAVSACGSPDSPGSGSPVAGTAEAVPAAPEKPVVLNILDVAGNLQLTQPMIDDFVKKNPKVISKVTYATATAPDLVGKIKAQQGAKRVSIGLVLTGTDGLSAGIEQGLWQQLLPVNEKLLSNMGTYQEPAANMQKLAGDSGVVVTYYPSGPLLEYMPDRVPEPPTTAEELLAYAKANPGKVEYARPANSGPGRTLLMGLPYVLSDSDPQDPVKGWDKTWAYLAELAKYIDRYPSGTTQTMKDLAGGTVDIIASTTGWDINARALGTVPPEAKITTLKGFHWVTDAHYAVVPRGVTRDQEAAVIALVQNMLTPQQQAKAYDTGYFYPGPAVEGVDVSMAPDKSRQVLDTYGRPEYDALIENNPKEVPLAAEALVTAFDTWDRTIGGSKVEK; this comes from the coding sequence ATGAGCATGAGCCGCCGCCAGATTCTGGCCGTCACGGCCACGGCAGCGATGGGAGCCGCGGTTTCCGCGTGCGGATCGCCGGACTCACCGGGATCCGGTTCGCCGGTCGCGGGGACCGCCGAGGCCGTACCCGCGGCGCCGGAGAAACCCGTGGTGCTGAACATTCTCGATGTCGCGGGCAATCTGCAGCTGACCCAGCCGATGATCGACGATTTCGTGAAGAAGAACCCGAAAGTCATCTCGAAGGTGACCTACGCGACCGCCACGGCCCCCGACCTGGTCGGGAAGATCAAGGCCCAGCAGGGAGCCAAGCGGGTCAGCATCGGGCTGGTGCTCACCGGTACCGACGGTCTGTCCGCCGGGATCGAGCAGGGGCTCTGGCAGCAGTTGCTGCCGGTCAACGAGAAGCTGCTCTCCAACATGGGCACCTACCAGGAGCCCGCGGCGAACATGCAGAAGCTCGCCGGTGACAGCGGTGTCGTGGTCACCTACTACCCCTCCGGGCCGCTCCTGGAATACATGCCCGACCGCGTCCCCGAGCCCCCGACCACCGCGGAAGAGCTTCTGGCGTACGCCAAGGCGAACCCGGGCAAGGTCGAGTACGCCCGCCCGGCCAACTCCGGCCCCGGTCGCACGCTGCTCATGGGCCTGCCGTACGTGCTGAGCGACTCCGACCCCCAGGACCCGGTCAAGGGCTGGGACAAGACCTGGGCCTACCTGGCCGAACTGGCCAAGTACATCGACCGGTACCCCTCCGGCACCACCCAGACGATGAAAGACCTGGCCGGTGGCACGGTCGACATCATCGCGAGCACCACCGGCTGGGACATCAACGCGCGCGCCCTGGGTACCGTCCCGCCCGAAGCGAAAATTACTACCCTGAAAGGATTTCACTGGGTGACGGACGCGCACTACGCCGTCGTCCCGCGCGGTGTCACCCGCGACCAGGAGGCCGCCGTGATCGCTCTGGTGCAGAACATGCTGACCCCGCAGCAGCAGGCGAAGGCGTACGACACCGGCTACTTCTACCCCGGCCCGGCCGTGGAGGGCGTCGACGTGTCGATGGCCCCGGACAAGAGCCGCCAGGTGCTCGACACCTACGGCCGTCCGGAGTACGACGCGCTGATCGAGAACAACCCGAAAGAGGTTCCGCTGGCTGCCGAGGCGCTGGTCACGGCGTTCGACACCTGGGACCGTACGATCGGCGGCTCCAAGGTGGAGAAGTGA
- a CDS encoding ABC transporter ATP-binding protein yields the protein MTFSQLRLENVGRRFAGTDALQHLDLTIQQGEFIALLGPSGCGKSTALNCLAGLLPLSSGRIWLDEQRIDVLAPERRGFGMVFQNYALFPHLTVRRNIEFGLRMRRLPKPEIARRATQALELVHLEDQAGKLPGQLSGGQQQRVAIARAVALEPSVVLMDEPLSNLDAKLRLEMRTEIRRLHQSLGLTTIYVTHDQEEALSMADRLVVLRQGQVQQIGTPEELHSQPLSWPVADFMGCRNLFAGSLITSAADRGETAMVDVLGLRIEGTAAARVETPDAVAVGIRPEDIEVAPVSGPHTVDATVSVVEYQGREFAVEALTGPGLRLHIRTTARLVPGDPVALRLPPERLLVFPGGADLPRPVAPLGEEITPDLPADAGAPA from the coding sequence GTGACCTTTTCCCAGCTGCGCCTGGAGAACGTCGGGCGGCGCTTCGCCGGCACCGACGCGCTGCAGCATCTCGACCTCACCATCCAGCAGGGCGAGTTCATCGCCCTGCTGGGCCCTTCCGGCTGCGGCAAGTCCACCGCCCTGAACTGCCTGGCCGGTCTGCTGCCGCTCAGCAGCGGGCGGATCTGGCTGGACGAGCAACGGATCGACGTGCTGGCCCCCGAACGCCGCGGGTTCGGCATGGTCTTCCAGAACTACGCCCTCTTCCCCCACCTGACCGTGCGCCGCAACATCGAGTTCGGGCTGCGCATGCGTCGTCTGCCCAAGCCCGAGATCGCCCGCCGGGCCACCCAGGCCCTGGAACTGGTGCACCTGGAGGACCAGGCCGGCAAGCTGCCCGGCCAGCTCTCCGGCGGGCAGCAGCAGCGGGTGGCCATCGCCCGGGCGGTCGCTCTGGAACCCTCCGTGGTGCTGATGGACGAGCCACTGTCCAACCTCGACGCCAAGCTGCGCCTCGAGATGCGCACCGAGATCCGGCGCCTGCACCAGAGCCTCGGCCTGACCACGATCTACGTGACGCACGACCAGGAAGAGGCCCTCTCGATGGCCGACCGCCTGGTGGTGCTCCGCCAGGGCCAGGTCCAGCAGATCGGCACCCCTGAGGAGTTGCACTCACAACCCCTCAGCTGGCCCGTGGCCGACTTCATGGGCTGCCGCAACCTGTTCGCGGGCTCTCTCATCACCTCGGCGGCCGACCGGGGAGAAACAGCCATGGTGGACGTCCTGGGGCTGCGCATCGAGGGAACCGCGGCTGCGCGCGTGGAGACTCCCGATGCGGTGGCCGTAGGGATCCGGCCCGAGGACATCGAGGTCGCCCCGGTCTCCGGGCCGCACACGGTGGACGCCACGGTCTCCGTGGTGGAGTACCAGGGCCGGGAGTTCGCTGTGGAGGCCCTCACCGGCCCGGGCCTGAGGCTGCACATACGCACCACGGCCCGTCTGGTGCCCGGCGATCCGGTGGCCCTGCGTCTGCCGCCCGAACGCCTGCTGGTCTTCCCCGGCGGTGCCGACCTGCCCCGGCCGGTCGCCCCGCTCGGCGAGGAGATCACGCCCGACCTCCCGGCTGATGCGGGTGCTCCGGCATGA
- a CDS encoding ABC transporter permease subunit — MTTGMATTEPPAASSSDRAGLRHRLAERGIDARLLLLLPGLVLVIALFVYPFVYGLGLSFQPMDGGGPFENYRRFFGDAFQRATIGKTLWLALPAALLNVAASVPIAYRLRGRFRGKRLLTTILVIPITLGTVLTAEGLLNFAGPSGWLNRALQGIGLIDEPLRLVNNYWGVFFSLIISGFPFAFLLILSYLSGIDPSLERAAASLGAGAWNRFRLITLPLLAPGLATTFCLTFVLAFSVFPSAILVGDPTGSTRVISIAAYQAAYEQYDYPFASTIAIVMGVIELAVIGVVLAARSRLYTGTTGGKGA, encoded by the coding sequence ATGACCACCGGCATGGCCACCACCGAACCGCCGGCCGCCTCGTCCTCCGATCGGGCCGGTCTGCGTCATCGCCTGGCCGAACGCGGCATCGACGCCCGCCTGCTGCTGCTCCTGCCCGGCCTGGTGCTCGTCATCGCCCTGTTCGTCTACCCGTTCGTCTACGGCCTGGGCCTGTCGTTCCAGCCGATGGACGGCGGCGGCCCGTTCGAGAACTACCGCCGCTTCTTCGGGGACGCCTTCCAGCGGGCCACGATCGGCAAGACCCTCTGGCTGGCCCTGCCCGCCGCCCTGCTCAACGTCGCCGCCTCCGTCCCGATCGCCTACCGGCTGCGCGGACGGTTCCGGGGAAAACGACTCCTCACCACCATTCTCGTCATCCCGATCACCCTCGGAACGGTGCTGACCGCCGAGGGTCTGCTGAACTTCGCCGGCCCCTCCGGCTGGCTCAACCGGGCCCTGCAGGGCATCGGCCTGATCGACGAACCGCTGCGCCTGGTGAACAACTACTGGGGTGTCTTCTTCTCCCTGATCATCAGCGGATTTCCCTTCGCCTTCCTGCTCATCCTGAGCTACCTGTCCGGCATCGACCCGTCCCTCGAACGCGCCGCCGCGTCGCTGGGCGCAGGCGCCTGGAACCGCTTCCGCCTCATCACCCTTCCCCTCCTGGCACCCGGGCTGGCCACCACGTTCTGTCTCACCTTCGTCCTCGCGTTCAGCGTGTTCCCCTCCGCGATCCTCGTCGGCGACCCCACCGGCTCCACCCGCGTCATCTCGATCGCCGCCTACCAGGCCGCCTACGAGCAGTACGACTACCCGTTCGCGTCGACCATCGCGATCGTCATGGGCGTCATCGAACTCGCCGTGATCGGGGTGGTACTGGCCGCCCGGTCACGCCTCTACACCGGCACCACCGGAGGCAAGGGCGCATGA
- a CDS encoding ABC transporter permease subunit, translating into MRTTLIPDTQDIREPAPRRLVASPLAWLVWGAVGFFLLALLGVVASVVVNSLGNRWFDTWLPSGWTTQWYREAWAAFDLFSVIVTTLEVALAVVVLSVVVGVPTAYVLARRTFPGKRLIFLLFLLPIMMPPITYGIPLATVLYKIGLAGNLSGVILANLVPCVPFVVLTMTPFIEQIDPAIENAARMSGAGTFSVFTRILAPLLLPGILASAILVLVRTVGMFELTFLTAGPTSTTLVVALFNSMNAAGIRAQQSVDAMAVVYMLVMLVLLVTALRFVNPTQLVSQVKEEPPE; encoded by the coding sequence ATGAGAACCACCCTCATCCCTGACACTCAGGACATCCGCGAGCCCGCACCCCGCCGCCTGGTCGCATCCCCCCTGGCCTGGCTGGTCTGGGGCGCCGTCGGCTTCTTCCTGCTGGCCCTGCTCGGGGTCGTCGCCTCGGTCGTCGTGAACTCCCTGGGCAACCGCTGGTTCGATACCTGGCTGCCGTCGGGCTGGACCACCCAGTGGTACCGCGAGGCCTGGGCCGCCTTCGACCTGTTCTCGGTGATCGTCACCACGCTCGAGGTCGCGCTCGCCGTCGTGGTGCTGTCGGTCGTCGTCGGCGTGCCCACCGCGTACGTGCTGGCCCGCCGCACCTTTCCCGGAAAACGACTGATCTTCCTGCTGTTCCTGTTGCCGATCATGATGCCGCCCATCACCTACGGCATCCCGCTGGCGACCGTGCTCTACAAGATCGGCCTGGCCGGCAACCTCAGCGGCGTCATCCTGGCCAACCTGGTGCCGTGCGTGCCGTTCGTGGTGCTGACCATGACCCCGTTCATCGAGCAGATCGACCCGGCCATCGAGAACGCCGCGAGAATGTCCGGGGCCGGGACCTTCTCGGTCTTCACCCGGATCCTGGCGCCGCTGCTGCTGCCGGGCATCCTCGCCTCCGCGATCCTCGTGCTGGTGCGCACGGTCGGGATGTTCGAGCTGACCTTCCTGACCGCCGGCCCCACCTCGACCACCCTCGTCGTGGCCCTGTTCAACTCGATGAACGCCGCCGGCATCCGGGCCCAGCAGTCCGTCGACGCGATGGCCGTGGTCTACATGCTGGTGATGCTCGTGCTCCTGGTCACGGCCCTGCGCTTCGTCAACCCGACCCAGCTGGTCAGCCAGGTGAAGGAAGAACCCCCGGAGTAG
- a CDS encoding NtaA/DmoA family FMN-dependent monooxygenase (This protein belongs to a clade of FMN-dependent monooxygenases, within a broader family of flavin-dependent oxidoreductases, the luciferase-like monooxygenase (LMM) family, some of whose members use coenzyme F420 rather than FMN.), with product MSPKPLHFNAFIWPHGYHESAWRVVPDDVRQVLGLPYYAEIARIAERGLMDSIFLADNLAIAEYRVTHLPQTQFDPISVLSALAAVTSHIGLIGTGSTTYAKPWDLARRFATLDHLSGGRAGWNIVTTVTPLAAAAFGETSHPDPAERYVRAHEFADVVTRLWDAWDDDALVGDRERGMWADRSKVHDPHFHGQFHDVDGILPFPRSPQGRPVLVQAGQSSAGVGLAAKYAELVFSGPPSLEAAVKFRTTLHEQVVKAGRRPDQVLVLPALMVTLGSTEAEARERARTLEELSSPEFRWQNALYTAGLDPDAFDPDLPLPPPAGSVPSSRAELLYAAAAARPEASLREVAQHIEGGAGQNHFVGTPEQLADLIIEWQDAGAVDGFTVMGSTLPYELSTFVDQVVPILQQRGRFRTEYTGSTLREHLGGRRTSWFRTTPGVLPSPG from the coding sequence ATGAGCCCGAAACCCTTGCACTTCAATGCCTTCATCTGGCCGCACGGTTACCACGAGTCGGCCTGGCGGGTGGTGCCCGACGATGTCCGCCAGGTTCTGGGGTTGCCTTACTACGCCGAGATCGCGCGGATCGCCGAGCGCGGCCTGATGGATTCCATCTTCCTCGCCGACAATCTCGCGATCGCCGAGTACCGCGTCACTCATTTGCCCCAGACCCAGTTCGACCCGATCTCCGTCCTGTCGGCACTGGCCGCCGTCACCAGCCACATCGGCCTGATCGGCACCGGCTCGACCACCTACGCCAAGCCCTGGGACCTGGCCCGCCGCTTCGCGACCCTCGACCATCTGAGCGGGGGCCGCGCCGGCTGGAACATCGTCACCACGGTCACGCCGCTGGCGGCGGCCGCCTTCGGTGAGACGAGCCATCCCGACCCGGCCGAACGGTACGTGCGGGCCCACGAATTTGCGGACGTCGTCACTCGCCTCTGGGATGCCTGGGACGACGACGCGCTCGTCGGCGACCGGGAGCGGGGCATGTGGGCCGACCGTTCGAAGGTTCACGACCCGCACTTCCACGGGCAGTTCCACGACGTCGACGGCATCCTGCCGTTCCCGCGTTCCCCGCAGGGACGTCCGGTACTCGTGCAGGCGGGTCAGTCGTCGGCCGGCGTGGGGCTCGCGGCGAAGTACGCCGAGCTGGTCTTCTCCGGGCCGCCGTCACTGGAGGCCGCGGTGAAGTTCCGCACCACCCTGCACGAGCAGGTGGTGAAGGCAGGCCGTCGCCCGGATCAGGTGCTCGTACTGCCCGCGCTGATGGTGACCCTGGGCAGCACCGAGGCCGAGGCCCGCGAGCGCGCCCGCACGCTGGAAGAACTGTCCAGCCCGGAGTTCCGCTGGCAGAACGCGCTCTACACAGCGGGTCTCGACCCCGACGCCTTCGACCCCGACCTACCGCTGCCCCCACCGGCCGGGAGCGTCCCCTCCAGCCGCGCCGAGCTACTGTACGCGGCTGCCGCGGCCCGGCCGGAGGCATCGCTGCGGGAGGTCGCACAACACATCGAGGGCGGAGCGGGCCAGAACCATTTCGTGGGCACACCCGAACAACTCGCCGACCTGATCATCGAGTGGCAGGACGCCGGCGCCGTCGACGGTTTCACCGTCATGGGTTCGACGCTGCCCTACGAGCTGTCCACCTTCGTCGACCAGGTCGTCCCGATCCTGCAGCAGCGCGGTCGTTTCCGCACCGAGTACACGGGCAGCACCTTGCGGGAACACCTCGGGGGGCGACGTACATCGTGGTTCCGCACTACTCCGGGGGTTCTTCCTTCACCTGGCTGA
- a CDS encoding helix-turn-helix transcriptional regulator, with protein MTTRTVDRTQELATFLRSRRERLDPHDFGLPRRRQSRRTPGLRREEVAELAGISTDYIVRLEQARGLRPSVAVLEALAGAMRLAPDERDYLFDLAQQRPRTAGRPATSATASLSGLVDDLSPLPVMLLNHRYDILTWNVEMARLLVDFDTLPPSELNLVRLCLLHPEISRSYPDREKVLRDGIANLRTAWAAHPDDPQLNDLIVEFIADVEDFARLWADPEVRSQGRGRKVMHHPQVGTISLDFEMLIPMQDPDQRLLIFRAADDEGRAALERLLPR; from the coding sequence ATGACGACCCGCACGGTGGACCGGACGCAGGAGCTGGCCACGTTCCTGCGTTCCCGGCGCGAGCGCCTGGATCCGCACGACTTCGGCCTGCCCCGGCGCCGGCAGTCGCGGCGCACCCCGGGCCTGCGCCGCGAGGAGGTCGCCGAACTGGCGGGCATCAGCACCGACTACATCGTGCGCCTGGAACAGGCCCGGGGACTGCGCCCCTCCGTGGCTGTGCTGGAGGCACTGGCCGGGGCGATGCGCCTGGCCCCCGACGAGCGCGACTACCTCTTCGACCTGGCCCAGCAGCGTCCCCGCACGGCCGGCCGGCCCGCCACCAGCGCGACCGCGTCCCTGAGCGGGCTCGTCGACGACCTGTCGCCGCTCCCGGTCATGTTGCTCAACCACCGCTACGACATTCTCACCTGGAATGTGGAAATGGCTCGCTTGTTGGTGGATTTCGACACGCTGCCGCCGTCAGAACTCAATCTGGTGCGGTTGTGCCTGCTGCACCCGGAAATCAGCCGGTCCTATCCCGACCGCGAGAAGGTGCTGCGCGACGGGATCGCCAACCTGCGCACCGCCTGGGCCGCGCATCCCGACGATCCGCAACTGAATGACCTGATCGTCGAATTCATCGCCGACGTCGAAGACTTCGCGCGACTGTGGGCCGATCCGGAGGTCCGCAGCCAGGGCCGTGGACGAAAGGTCATGCACCACCCGCAGGTCGGCACCATCTCCCTGGACTTCGAGATGCTCATACCGATGCAGGATCCCGACCAGCGGCTGCTCATCTTCCGGGCGGCCGACGACGAGGGCCGCGCGGCCCTGGAGAGGCTACTCCCCCGATGA